The genomic window CACTACAAGACCATCACGGAGGCACAATGAACGCGCTCACCTTGCCAAATGCTCCCGAGCAGCGTAGCCGCCGTGCCACGCTGCTCAACTACTTCTCCCTCTTCAGTTCGTTCAGCACGCTGCTCTGCTGTGCGCTGCCTTCCGTACTTGTCCTGTTGGGGATGGGAGCGACGGTAGCTTCGCTCTTATCCGTCGCACCCTGGCTCGTCAGTCTGTCACGCCACAAGATCTGGACTTTCAGCATCTCCGGCGTGCTGATCGCAACCAGCTTCGTCGTGACCTATTGGATAGCGCCGCGCCTGCAACAAGGCGAAGCCTGTTCAGCAGACGACCCTACAGCCTGCGGAACGGCAACCAGAATGAGCAAAGTTCTGCTCTGGATCTCAGCCGCGATTTGGAGCGCAGGCTTCTTCGTCGCCTACCTATTGGCTCCAATCCTTCAACACATGGACCGACCATAGTTACGGCAAGCCTTTTCGAAACCCTATTCCATCAAGGCCCCTGTCTTTCGCCGTTCCTCAGGCAAAAGACAGGGGCACCAACATGAGTGCGCATCATATGTTCTACCCGCACAGTGAGCCAATTTGCTATCGTCATCTTCAAGCCAATGATCTTTCCGCCACCTCTCGCGTTGCTGCTCTTCCCCGCCATGCTCCTCCTGCTTGAGCTTGGGCGTCGCTTTCGTGCCAGCCGAAAGCATCCCGTGCAAAGCAACGCAGTCGAAGGTGCGGTCTTTGCTCTCTTCGGCCTCCTGCTGGCCTTCACCTTCTCTGGAGCGGTCACCCGCTACGATGCGCATCGCCAGTTGGTCGTTCAGGAGACCAACGCCATCGGCACCGCCTATCTCCGCCTCGACCTGGTTGCTCCCCCAGCGCAACCAGCTCTCCGCCAGCTCTTCCGCGACTACACCACCTCGCGCCTCCATCTCTTCGATGAGGTCCACGAAGAGGTCTCGCCGGAGAGCGAGCGTCTGCAGCGCGAGATCTGGCGCCAATCCGTCGCCTCCGCATCCGCCCCTGGAGCCAGCCCAGACGCCTCCAAACTCCTTCTTCCTGCGCTGAACGACATGATCGACATCACGGCCACCCGCCAGAATGCATTCAACATGCATCCTCCTATGATTGTTTTCCTGCTTCTATTTGCCTTCAGCCTCGGCTGTGCCTTCCTCGCCGGTTACGGCATGACCGCCGTTCCTCGAAACTGGCTCTATATCGTGGCTCTCGCCGCCGCTGTTACTCTCACCATCTATGCCACTCTTGAGATCGAATTCCCCCGCCAAGGTCTTATCCGTCTGACGAATACCGACCAAACTTTCATCGATCTCCGCAGTTCCATGAACTAATCCCTGGGAACTGACTTCGACCCAAGGCGGCATCCTAAAAGAGACAAGAATGCCGACCACTGCCAATCCACCCGCGCCAGCCCGACACGGCTACCTCGCCGACATCTATACCTTCGACTGGAAGCAGTTTTCGTTTCGCATCCCGTTCATCGGCGTTATCCCGATCGGCCTCTGCCTCTTCCTCGGAGTCGCTCTCGGCCATCCCTCCGCCGGTCTGATCGCAGGCGGCGGAGCCTTCACCATCGGCTTCGGCGTCAACCAGCGCATCGCCGACTCCCGGCTCTGGCCCATGATCGCGGCTACTGCCGCTGTGTTTCTCTCCACCATGATCGGGATGCTCGTCGGCCACCGCGGCTTCACGCTTGTCCTCGCCGCGGCCATCTGGGGATTCATCTACGGCATTCTCACCGCACGCGCCGCAGGCATCAGTTGGGTCGGGCAGCAAGCGGCCATCACCCTCTTCGTAGCCTCCGCCTTCCCTGCCAGCTTCCACTCCGCATTACTCCGGGCGCTGCTCCTCACTGGCGGCGGAGCGCTGCAAATCCTCATCACCAGCCTCTGCCTTCGCCTCCTACCCGAACTCGCCGCCGACCTTCGCGCCATTCGCCAGACCAGCAGCGAAGAGCTGGGCCATCTGCTCCGCAGTAACTTCGCTCGCTATCGAATGCTGGTACGCCTTCGCGCCATGCCCGAAAACCTTCGGCACATCCCCACCTTTCCCTTCGCGATTCGCATGGCCCTCACCGTAGGCATCTCCGCCGAGGTCTATCGCCGTCTCGGCGTCCAGAGCGGCTATTGGATCCCCATGACTGCGCTCCTCGTGCAAAAGCCAGCCTTCTCCGAGACCTTCTCCCGGGCCTTCCTCCGCATAGGCGGAACTCTCGCCGGTGCCGTCATCTCCACTATCTTTCTCGTTCACATCCGGCCAGACCCTTACTATCTAGCGGCACTGACTACCTTCTTCGCTCTCTGGTCGTACGCCACCAACACCGTCAACTACGGCCTCTACACACTTTTCCTCACCTCGTACATCGTCTTTCTACTCTCGCTCTATAGGCTTCCCGGCCCCGTGATCGCGCATCGCCGCGCCTACTGCACCATCGCCGGAGGACTGATAGCACTCATCATTCACATCGATGCCATCCGGCGTCTTCGCAATCGCCAACGCACGATTCCGTCGCAGATATAGGAAGACGCCACAGCGAAAGAGAATTCGTTCTCGGGGCAAGCGCGATGATGCAGGCGGCGATGACAATGCATCAAATTTGAACTCCCTCGATCTAGTCAGAGCGATCCAAAATTTCTATATTTTTCGTTGAAGTTGCAATTTTTTGCACTCAAACTCCGAAGAAAAAACGAGCCGACTCAACCCTAAAAATGCGAAATGCAAGGATCCACATGCGGCCTGCAACATGTTTTCGATATGCAATTTATTGCATCCAATATGGCAAAATACTTCACCAAAAACATTCTTGTAGTATCTGCATCTATTGGCAGAGATTTACTTAGGAGACTCATCCACAGTGCACAAAATTCTTTCTTCTCTCGCAGTTATGGCCGCTCTCGTAGCGGTCCCTTCCGTCATGCATGCCACTCCGATCACCGGTCAGTTCTCCATCACCGGCGCATCAGTGACAGATAGCGGATCGTCCCTCACCTTCATCCCCAGCTCGATCGCAGTTGGTGCGGCCAACACGCTCACCGGCTCGTTCACAACATTGCTCTCTGCGAACGAGGGTGGCACCATCACCCAAGTCATTGACTACAACCCCTACGTTGCCGGCAGCGGAGTCATCACGCTGACGAACATCGATGGAACAACTGTCACCTACACCATCGACACACTCACCGAGACCAGCGTCAAGGGTTTCGATCTTTTCTCCGGCACCGGTATCATCACCACCAACGCGGCTGGTTATGATTCGACCTCAGGAACCATTCTGTTCTCGAGCCAGGGCAACGGAACCGTGACCTTCTCGGCAACGACGACGGCATCTCCTGTCCCCGAGCCCTCGACCCTTGCTCTCCTCGGCACCGGCCTGGTCGGTCTCGCCGGTGTGATCAAGCGCCGCTTGGCATAACCGTTTCAACAGCACACCACATCGCGGGCACCGTGAACAGGCTGGAAAATCAATCTGTTCACGGTGCCCGCTACATTTAAAGCCTTCTCTCAAGCCTCCTGGCTACAAAAAACCAAGGGAAACGCTATAATTAAGCTTCTGTGACTCCCCCCAACCTACTCGAAGAGCAAACCCAGCCAGCACCGGCCCAGACAGCGATCCAGTCCCGTCCCAAGATCGGCTTCGTCTCCCTCGGTTGCCCTAAAAACCTGGTCGACTCCGAAGTCATGATGGGTATGCTGCATCAGGCCGGCGGCGAGCTTACCGCTAAGGCCGAAGACGCGGAGATCCTGGTCGTCAACACCTGCAGCTTCATCGACTCCGCCAAGCAGGAGTCCGTCAACACCATCCTTGAGATGGTGCAGCACAAGCAGGCCAACGGCGGCAAAGCCCAGCGCCTCATCGTCGCCGGCTGCCTGGTCGAGCGCTACCGTGACGAAATACGGAAAAATATTCCCGAAGTAGACGCAGTTGTGGGCACAGGCGAACTCGAAGCCATCCTCGCCGCAGCAGGTCTCACTTCCACAGGCCACGCCAACAACTCCCCCTTCCAGATCCTCACCCAGACACAGATCGACCGCGCCCCCAGCGCCGTCCACCAGCACAGCCGCCCCGAAGAGTCATCCCCGCAGCTCCAGATCGAGCAAGGCCATATCGCCAGCCGCCCCGAAGGGGACCTGCGCGAGCAGCAGGGCCGCTTCTCCCGCACCGCATGGGACGGAGCCACCGCCGCGCTCCCCGAGTACCTCTACAGCGACACCACACCCAGAATCCTGACGACGCCAAGAGCGTCGGCATATATCAAAATCGCCGAAGGCTGCGACCACCCCTGCGGCTTCTGCATCATCCCGCAGCTCCGTGGCAAGTTCCGCTCACGCCGCATGTCGTCCATCATCACAGAGGCGGAAAACCTCATCGCCCAGGGCGTCCGCGAGATCACCCTCATCGGCCAGGACACCACCTGCTACGGCGAAGACCTCGGCATCAAGGACGGCCTCGCCCAGCTCCTCGAAGCCCTCGCCGCGCTCCCCGGCCTGCGCTGGCTGCGCTTCCTCTACGCCTACCCCAACAAGGTCACCACGCGGCTGCTCGAGACCATAGCGCGCCACGACAACATCGCGAAGTATCTCGACGTCCCTCTCCAGCACGCCAGCCCCAGCGTCCTCAAGCGCATGAAGCGCGGCGGAACCCCCGAGGTCTTCCTCAAGCTCACCGAGAAGGCCCGCAGCATCGTCCCCGGCATCGTCCTCCGCACATCGTTCATCGTCGGCTTCCCCGGCGAGACAGAAGAGGACTACAAGCAGCTCGAAGCCTTCATCACCGCCGCCCAGATCGACTGGCTTGGCGTCTTCACCTACTCCGACGAAGAGGGCGCAGCCGCCTTCGAACTAGCCTCCGAACTCAAAGTCCCCAAGCGCACCATAGAATCCCGCCGCCGCAAGCTCATGAAGCTCCAGCAGAAGATCAGCGCCAAGTCCAAATCAAAGTGGATCGGACGCGAGATCGACCTGCTCGTCGAAGGCCCCAGCGAAGAGACCGACCTGCTTTGGGAAGGCCGCACCCCGCTGCACGCCCCCGAGATCGACGGTAAGGTCTTCATCAACGACTTCGGCCCCCACGAAGCCCTGGTCCCCGGCACCTTCTACCGCGCCGAGATCACCGAGTCCCACGACTACGACGTAGTCGCCCGCATCCTCGACTAAATCTCCAGCATCGACTTACCTCCCTCTGGACTAGAATGACGTCCGTCAGCAGAGTTCTTCTTCTGACGGGATTGAGCATCGTGCCAGTAACCTCGCATCTTCGATGCATGGCGCAGCAGATAGAGGGATATGCCCGACGAAGTCGCCAAAGCCATGCCGATGCGGGCGAGCACAACAGTGCGCAAGATTTTTGTCGTATGTTGTCTAGGATTGTTCTCGTGCGCAAACGCCGCAGCTCAAGGGACACCAAAGCCTAAGGGCTCCCCCTACGAGATTCAAGTAACCGTAAAAAAGGTGCTGGTGCCGGTCGTCGTTCGCGACAAGCAAGGCCACTCGGTAGGCGATTTAAAAGAAGAAGACTTCCACGTCTTCGATAACGGCAAACCCCGTCCTCTCTCCGCCTTCACGATTGAAAAGCGCATCGGTACAGAAACCGCCACTGCAAGCAACTCCGAAAACAACGCCCTCTCTCGCACTCCGCCGCAACCCGCCACCGTGTATCCGCGCTCCATCGTCTTCCTCTTCGACGACATGCACCTGAGCGTGCAAGAGATGGAACGTGCAAAAACCGCCGGTGCCGCCCTGCTTGCAGGCTCACTCACCGACTCGGATATAGCCGCCGTGGTCTCGATCTCCGGGCGAACCAACAGTGGACTGACCCGCGATCACGCAAAGCTGCACGATGCGATCATGAGCCTTAAACCGGAACTGATCTACCAGACTGGCAATGACGATTGTCCAAATATCACCTACTACCAGGCCGACCTGATGGAGAACAAGCACAACAGCACGGCAGAGCAGGACGCAGTAGCTCAGGCATTCCACTGCGACCCCAGAATAACGATTGGGGTCGCTCAGTCGCTGGCAGAGGGAGCAGCCCGACGCGCTCTGATCATGGGCCATCAGGATTCTCAAGTGGCACTTGTCAACATGCGAGAGCTGGTACGACGAATAGCCACGCTGCCCGGTCGACGTATGCTCATTCTGATATCGCCGGGTTTCCTGACGGTTGAATCGGATGTCTTGACTCAGGAATCACAGTTGATCGACTTCGCCGCCCAGGAAGACGTGACCATCAGCGCTCTCGACGCGCGCGGAATTTACACCACGGCATTGACCGCAAGTGATGATGTCCACGGCGCTCCCATCCTGTCCGCCAGTGAATTCCGTGCAGGTTCGATGAGGTCAGTCGGAAACGTGATGGCCGAGCTCGCCGACGGAACCGGAGGCAACTTCTTCAACAACAGCAACGATCTCGACGCCGGATTCAAGGGACTCACCGCAACACCCGAGTACGTATACCTTCTCGAACTGCCACTCGACAACATCAAGCCCAATGGCTCCTACCACCGCCTGAAGGTGAAGGTAGATCGCAGCGGAGTCCAGGTACACGCGCGTCGCGGCTACATCCTGCCCAAGCCCATGAAGAAGAAATAGCTTTCCGCCTCAAACTCTCAATACAGCAGCACAGCCACGCGATACGTCGTGAATCCCTGCCCCGCCTGCGCACTCGGGCAAGCCCCCACCGCAGCCGAGTGATACGTCCCCTGCGATATCCGTTGCACCAGCGCATCCGGCAGTTGCCCCGGATTCGACCCCTCCCAATGCACCACCAGCTTTGCGTTCGGCGACGTATTGCTCTGGCTTTCGCAGTTTGCTCGCGCCTCTTCCGTCGACTTCACAGACTGCATACCCACCTTCTGCAAAGCCCCCGTCACCTGGCTCTCTACCTCATCCCGCTTGGGCGTCGGCACGTGGTGCGCAAAATCCTCCACCGCATA from Granulicella sp. L56 includes these protein-coding regions:
- a CDS encoding FUSC family protein; protein product: MPTTANPPAPARHGYLADIYTFDWKQFSFRIPFIGVIPIGLCLFLGVALGHPSAGLIAGGGAFTIGFGVNQRIADSRLWPMIAATAAVFLSTMIGMLVGHRGFTLVLAAAIWGFIYGILTARAAGISWVGQQAAITLFVASAFPASFHSALLRALLLTGGGALQILITSLCLRLLPELAADLRAIRQTSSEELGHLLRSNFARYRMLVRLRAMPENLRHIPTFPFAIRMALTVGISAEVYRRLGVQSGYWIPMTALLVQKPAFSETFSRAFLRIGGTLAGAVISTIFLVHIRPDPYYLAALTTFFALWSYATNTVNYGLYTLFLTSYIVFLLSLYRLPGPVIAHRRAYCTIAGGLIALIIHIDAIRRLRNRQRTIPSQI
- a CDS encoding VWA domain-containing protein, whose protein sequence is MPDEVAKAMPMRASTTVRKIFVVCCLGLFSCANAAAQGTPKPKGSPYEIQVTVKKVLVPVVVRDKQGHSVGDLKEEDFHVFDNGKPRPLSAFTIEKRIGTETATASNSENNALSRTPPQPATVYPRSIVFLFDDMHLSVQEMERAKTAGAALLAGSLTDSDIAAVVSISGRTNSGLTRDHAKLHDAIMSLKPELIYQTGNDDCPNITYYQADLMENKHNSTAEQDAVAQAFHCDPRITIGVAQSLAEGAARRALIMGHQDSQVALVNMRELVRRIATLPGRRMLILISPGFLTVESDVLTQESQLIDFAAQEDVTISALDARGIYTTALTASDDVHGAPILSASEFRAGSMRSVGNVMAELADGTGGNFFNNSNDLDAGFKGLTATPEYVYLLELPLDNIKPNGSYHRLKVKVDRSGVQVHARRGYILPKPMKKK
- a CDS encoding PEP-CTERM sorting domain-containing protein, with the translated sequence MHKILSSLAVMAALVAVPSVMHATPITGQFSITGASVTDSGSSLTFIPSSIAVGAANTLTGSFTTLLSANEGGTITQVIDYNPYVAGSGVITLTNIDGTTVTYTIDTLTETSVKGFDLFSGTGIITTNAAGYDSTSGTILFSSQGNGTVTFSATTTASPVPEPSTLALLGTGLVGLAGVIKRRLA
- the rimO gene encoding 30S ribosomal protein S12 methylthiotransferase RimO, with product MQSRPKIGFVSLGCPKNLVDSEVMMGMLHQAGGELTAKAEDAEILVVNTCSFIDSAKQESVNTILEMVQHKQANGGKAQRLIVAGCLVERYRDEIRKNIPEVDAVVGTGELEAILAAAGLTSTGHANNSPFQILTQTQIDRAPSAVHQHSRPEESSPQLQIEQGHIASRPEGDLREQQGRFSRTAWDGATAALPEYLYSDTTPRILTTPRASAYIKIAEGCDHPCGFCIIPQLRGKFRSRRMSSIITEAENLIAQGVREITLIGQDTTCYGEDLGIKDGLAQLLEALAALPGLRWLRFLYAYPNKVTTRLLETIARHDNIAKYLDVPLQHASPSVLKRMKRGGTPEVFLKLTEKARSIVPGIVLRTSFIVGFPGETEEDYKQLEAFITAAQIDWLGVFTYSDEEGAAAFELASELKVPKRTIESRRRKLMKLQQKISAKSKSKWIGREIDLLVEGPSEETDLLWEGRTPLHAPEIDGKVFINDFGPHEALVPGTFYRAEITESHDYDVVARILD